The Longimicrobiales bacterium DNA segment GAGATCGACGTCCAGCAGCCCCGGCAGCAGCGTCTTGGTGTTCTGCACGCGCGTGTCTGCAGTGACGATCAGCTCGCCGGTGACGAGGAATGCGGCGGAGATCTCCTGCTGCAGCGTCGTGTGCGCCAGGTCGACCATGTCCACCTCGCTGACCGTGACCTCCGGCACGCGAAAGATCAGGATGATCGCGATTATCGCGGCGAGCAGCATGCCGAGCGCGAGGAGCGCCGCGCAGCCTCCGCGGCTGCGGGACTCCGCGGCGGAATCCGTCGCGGCGTGCGGCACATCGCCGGGCTGCGTGCCGGCTTCGTCGCCCGGCGGCTGACGGCCCTCTGGCGTGTCGCTCATCCGCCTGCGACCTGCTCGACCCGGCGCGCCCAGCGGAGCCAGGAAAACTCGCGCAGGTCTTCCAGCAGCGTGTCCGGAATGGGTGCGTCCGCCTCGATCGTCATGAGCGCGTCCTTGTGGCGGCCGGTCCGGTCCACACGCATCGTGGCGAGGTTGATGTTCTCGGCGGCAAAGCGGCTGGTGATCGTCATGATCGTGCCGGGCTCGTCGCGCGCGAGCACGACGAGCGTGTGGTAGTCGCCGCCCAGCGATACCGGAAAGCCGTTCAGCTCGGTGACCTCGATGCGTCCACCGCCGATCGACGCGCCCGTGATGTGCACGGTTTCGCCCTCCCGCGTCAGCTCGAATACCACGCTGTTCGGATGCGCGTCGTCGCCGAGGTCCACGTTCTCGAAGGACCACTCCATGCCGGCGTCCTCGGCCTCGTGGAACGCCTCGCGCAATCGCAGGTCGTCGGGCGGCAGGCCGATCAGTCCCCCCACGATGGCGCGCTTGGTCCCGTGACCGTCACCGGTTGCAGCGAACGAGCCGTGCAGCCGGATCAGCGCACGCTCCGGCATCCCGCCCAGGATCGCGCGTGCGACCAGGCCGAGCCGGCAGGCACCCGCGGTATGCGAGGAGGACGGCCCCACCATCACGGGACCGAGGATGTCGAACAGGGATACGAGGATCATCGTCTACGCTCAGCGGCTGGCACCCGTCGGCTGACGCGACGGCTGGATCTGCACGAGTTTGCGTGCGGACGGCGTCGCCGCCAGCCCGCCCATGGCCGTCTCACGGTACGCGACAGGCATCCTGCGCCCGACCTCGCCCATCACGTCGATCACCTCGTCGGCACTCACCGGGAAGTCGCACCCGGCGAGTGCCATCTCCGCCGCGGCGATCGCCTGCATTGCCGCCGACGCATTGCGGTAGATGCACGGCACCTCGACCAGCCCGCCAATGGGATCGCAGATGAGGCCGAGCATGCCCTGCAGCGAGAGCGCAATCGAGGTCGCGACCTGCTCGTTCGTGCCGCCGTTGATCCACGTCACTGCCGCTGCGCCCATGGCCGCGGCAGTGCCGGTCTCCGCCTGGCAGCCGCCTTCGGCCCCCGAGATCGACGCCCGCTGTGCGATCACGGCACCGACGCCGCCCGCGACGAGCATGGCGTCGATGATGGTGTCCTCGTCGAGATCCAGGAACTCGCCCGTGCTGATCAGGATCGCGGGCAGCACGCCCGCGGCCCCGGCGGTCGGCGCTGCGACGATCAGGCCCATTGCGGCGTTGACCTCCAGCGTGGAGATCGCGCGCGCGAGTGTGATGGTCACGCGCTCGCCGAGCAGCCGCGGCCCGTTGTCGATGAGCCGCTTCGCACGGCCGCCCGTCAGGCCCGAGGCGGAGTGGACCTCGCCCTTGAGCCCCTCGGTGATCGCTGCCCGCATCACCCTGAGGTTGCGCTGGATCCTCGCGCGGATGTCGGCCGGGTCACGCCCGGTTTCCGACGCTTCCTTCGCGAGCACGACCTCCGGCAGGGAGCACCCTGACTCCGCCGCGGCGGCCAGGAGTTCTTCGATGGATCGATGCAAACGGCAGCTCCCGCGTGACTTCGCCCGGGACAGACGTCGGTGCGACGGCCCGGATCGTGGCTGCTGGTGCGCTCGGCCGGCCCGCGGCCACACCAGAACCAAGCTACCGCCTCCCGGCCCTTCATTCAAAGTGGGGCAGCACGGGTATGTTCGTCGGAACGGCCTGCGGCGGCGCCGATTTCGCGTGTGCACGTCACGAACGCTGCGACGTCCTCGTTACAGGAGTAGCGAACTGCACCGGTACACCATCCACGGAGGAGCCATGCGACGTCGCACCACACCCCTCCTGTCCCCGGGAGGCTTCACGGCAGCCGCCCTCCTGGCGGTGCTCGCACTGGGCTGCGCCTCGGACCCGTCCGGGCCGGGTGCTCCGAAGCTGATCGAGCTGCCGCGCGACCTGGCCGAGACCGAGCAGGGAGTGATCCGCGCTTCCAACCGCTTCGCGTTCGACCTGCTGCGTGAAGCGCACGCGCGGGAGCAGGACCACCCCAACGTGGTCCTCTCGCCGTTCAGCGCCTCCATGGCGCTCGGCATGACGATGAATGGCGCCGCCGGCGCCACGTACGATCAGATGCACGCGATGCTGGACTTCGCGGACCTGGCGCCGGAGGAGGTCAACGCATCCTACCGCAGCCTGGTGGACATGCTGCTCGAGCTGGACCCGCAGGTCGAGCTCGCCATCGCGAACTCCGTATGGGCCCGGCAGGGGATGCCCTTCCTGCAGTCGTTCTACGACGTGGTCGCACAGTACTTCGATGCCGAGGCGCGCACGCTCGACTTCGATGCGCCCGATGCTCCCGATGTGATCAACGCGTGGGTCGCCGAGAACACCGGCAACCGGATCCAGAGTATCGTCGAGAGCATCCGACCGACCGACGTGATGTTCCTGATCAATGCCATCTACTTCAAGGGCGACTGGCGCGAGCAGTTCGAGCGCTCCAGCACGCGACCGGGCGAGTTCCGCCGCGAGGATGGCACCACGGTGCAGGTGCCGATGATGAACGCGAGTGACATGCCCGTCCGGCTCGGTCACGGCGATGGCGTCGCGATCGGCGAGCTGCCGTACGGCGGCGACGCGTTCACCATGGTCATCGTCGTTCCGACGGCGGATACGCCGGTGTCGGAGGTCGTTGCTTCGCTGGACGCCGAGACCTGGAACCGCTGGATGCAGTCGCTCGGAGATCTGCGCGGGGCGCCCGTGTCGATGCCGCGCTACGAGGTCGAGTGGATGGGTGTGCTGAACGAGACGCTGAAGGCGCTCGGGATGCAGGATGCCTTTACCGGCAGCGCCGATTTCTCGCGGATGGCGGAGCAGCCATTCGCCGACGACCTGTTCGTGGAGGACGTCGTACAGAAGACCTGGCTGCGCGTGGACGAGGAGGGTACCGAAGCGGCAGCGGCAACCTCGGTGGGAATCGGCGTGGTTTCGATGCCGGCCGGCCTGCGGGTCGACCGCTCCTTCCTGATGGCGATCCGCGAGCGGCACTCCGGCACGATCCTGT contains these protein-coding regions:
- the sdaAA gene encoding L-serine ammonia-lyase, iron-sulfur-dependent, subunit alpha, whose amino-acid sequence is MHRSIEELLAAAAESGCSLPEVVLAKEASETGRDPADIRARIQRNLRVMRAAITEGLKGEVHSASGLTGGRAKRLIDNGPRLLGERVTITLARAISTLEVNAAMGLIVAAPTAGAAGVLPAILISTGEFLDLDEDTIIDAMLVAGGVGAVIAQRASISGAEGGCQAETGTAAAMGAAAVTWINGGTNEQVATSIALSLQGMLGLICDPIGGLVEVPCIYRNASAAMQAIAAAEMALAGCDFPVSADEVIDVMGEVGRRMPVAYRETAMGGLAATPSARKLVQIQPSRQPTGASR
- the sdaAB gene encoding L-serine ammonia-lyase, iron-sulfur-dependent subunit beta, which gives rise to MILVSLFDILGPVMVGPSSSHTAGACRLGLVARAILGGMPERALIRLHGSFAATGDGHGTKRAIVGGLIGLPPDDLRLREAFHEAEDAGMEWSFENVDLGDDAHPNSVVFELTREGETVHITGASIGGGRIEVTELNGFPVSLGGDYHTLVVLARDEPGTIMTITSRFAAENINLATMRVDRTGRHKDALMTIEADAPIPDTLLEDLREFSWLRWARRVEQVAGG
- a CDS encoding serpin family protein, whose amino-acid sequence is MRRRTTPLLSPGGFTAAALLAVLALGCASDPSGPGAPKLIELPRDLAETEQGVIRASNRFAFDLLREAHAREQDHPNVVLSPFSASMALGMTMNGAAGATYDQMHAMLDFADLAPEEVNASYRSLVDMLLELDPQVELAIANSVWARQGMPFLQSFYDVVAQYFDAEARTLDFDAPDAPDVINAWVAENTGNRIQSIVESIRPTDVMFLINAIYFKGDWREQFERSSTRPGEFRREDGTTVQVPMMNASDMPVRLGHGDGVAIGELPYGGDAFTMVIVVPTADTPVSEVVASLDAETWNRWMQSLGDLRGAPVSMPRYEVEWMGVLNETLKALGMQDAFTGSADFSRMAEQPFADDLFVEDVVQKTWLRVDEEGTEAAAATSVGIGVVSMPAGLRVDRSFLMAIRERHSGTILFLGVIDDPSDVS